From Flavobacterium arcticum, the proteins below share one genomic window:
- a CDS encoding thioredoxin domain-containing protein, producing the protein MKRVYCLLFLLILVTMYGQEQYIISFETLPEKIALNPKPILIKVYADWCAVCKIQDKKIEKDVTLQDLLKNSCYYIKLNGETTETIIFNKKEYDYIPHGANNGYHELTEYLTKGNNSYPCWVLLSSKYEVLGIYNGLLKNSQLKELLKQY; encoded by the coding sequence ATGAAAAGAGTTTACTGTTTATTGTTCCTGCTTATACTCGTAACTATGTACGGGCAGGAGCAATATATTATAAGTTTTGAAACACTCCCCGAGAAAATAGCATTAAACCCTAAGCCTATACTCATAAAAGTATATGCCGACTGGTGTGCTGTATGTAAAATACAGGATAAGAAAATTGAGAAAGACGTAACGTTGCAGGACTTGCTTAAAAACTCCTGCTACTATATTAAGCTAAATGGAGAAACTACCGAAACCATAATATTCAACAAGAAAGAGTATGACTATATACCACATGGGGCAAATAACGGATATCATGAGTTAACTGAATATCTAACAAAGGGAAATAACTCCTATCCTTGCTGGGTACTATTATCTTCAAAATATGAAGTACTGGGTATATACAATGGCTTATTGAAAAACAGCCAATTAAAAGAATTGCTTAAACAGTATTAG